In Streptomyces sp. NBC_01717, one DNA window encodes the following:
- a CDS encoding ATP-dependent Clp protease ATP-binding subunit, whose amino-acid sequence MSTVTSSPFGSGDPFSDLFDRFFGMSPAASPPAVQRVPIGRLLSDSSHELLAAAGARAAEDGSDLTTEHLLWAATQVAPARRLLEQAGVDPDRLAADVQELLPSGSGNGEPALTPSAKRALLAAHARSQASGASYIGPEHILSALLEEPSSDAAQMLRSEGTSPQTLREGLGGQRSAADGHSSTPTLDDYGRDLTDEARSGRLDPVVGRADEIEQTVEILSRRSKNNPVLIGDPGVGKTAIVEGLAQRIISGDVPKALQDRRVVSLDMAGLVAGSKYRGEFEERLKKVIDEVTAAEKNIILFIDELHTMVGAGSGGEGAMDAGNILKPALARGDLSLVGATTIDEYRKNIEKDAALERRFQPVMVREPTVDETVEILRGLRDSYEAHHQVRITDEAIDAAAALSDRYITDRFLPDKAIDLLDQAGARVALRGVSGSTEAAELKDRLTMLNREKDEAVSNEDFERAAELKSLIQETGHRLADLGGERAEVADVTAEDIAEVLSRRTGIPVSQLTETERERLLKLEEALHKRVIGQDEAVTAVAQAVRRGRAGMGDPGRPTGSFLFLGPTGVGKTELAKAVAELLFGGEDRMVRFDMSEFQEKHTVSRLVGSPPGYVGYEEAGQLTEAVRRKPYCVLLFDEVEKAHPDVFNLLLQVMDDGRLTDAQGRTVDFRNTVIIMTSNIASKHILDHSGSVDEIRDDLMAELRAHFRPEFLNRIDEIVVFHALTRKDLIRIVDLLLERSRRRLHAQKIDLEVTETAKELLVNRGYQPEFGARPLRRTIQSELDNRLSNMLLDGALNPGDTVVCDAQDGELVCTVDGSEG is encoded by the coding sequence GTGAGCACTGTGACGTCTTCTCCCTTCGGGTCAGGCGACCCGTTTTCCGACCTTTTCGATCGCTTCTTCGGAATGAGCCCGGCGGCCTCTCCGCCCGCCGTACAACGCGTGCCCATCGGCCGCCTCCTCAGTGACTCCTCGCACGAACTGCTGGCGGCTGCCGGCGCCCGGGCCGCGGAGGACGGGTCCGACCTGACCACCGAGCATCTGCTGTGGGCCGCCACGCAGGTGGCGCCGGCCCGCCGCCTGCTGGAACAGGCCGGCGTCGATCCGGACAGGCTGGCGGCAGACGTGCAAGAGCTACTGCCCTCAGGCAGCGGGAACGGGGAGCCCGCCCTGACGCCTTCCGCGAAACGGGCTCTGCTGGCCGCTCACGCTCGGTCCCAGGCAAGCGGCGCTTCGTACATAGGCCCCGAGCACATCCTCAGTGCGCTGCTGGAGGAACCGAGTTCCGATGCCGCGCAGATGCTGCGTTCCGAGGGGACTTCCCCGCAGACGCTGCGCGAGGGCCTCGGCGGTCAGCGGTCCGCGGCCGACGGGCACAGCAGCACCCCGACCCTCGACGACTACGGGCGTGATCTGACCGACGAGGCTCGCAGCGGGCGGCTCGATCCCGTGGTCGGCCGGGCCGACGAGATCGAGCAGACCGTGGAGATCCTCTCCCGCCGGTCCAAGAACAATCCCGTGCTCATCGGCGACCCCGGCGTCGGGAAGACCGCCATCGTGGAGGGGCTGGCGCAGAGGATCATCTCCGGTGACGTGCCCAAGGCCCTGCAGGACAGGCGGGTCGTCTCACTCGACATGGCCGGACTCGTCGCAGGCTCCAAGTACCGCGGCGAATTCGAGGAGCGGCTCAAGAAGGTGATCGACGAGGTCACCGCTGCGGAGAAGAACATCATCCTGTTCATCGACGAACTGCACACCATGGTCGGCGCCGGGAGCGGAGGCGAAGGCGCCATGGACGCCGGAAACATCCTCAAGCCCGCGCTGGCCCGCGGAGATCTCAGTCTCGTCGGCGCGACCACCATCGACGAGTACCGCAAGAACATCGAGAAGGACGCCGCCCTCGAACGACGATTCCAGCCCGTGATGGTGCGCGAGCCGACCGTGGACGAGACCGTCGAGATCCTGCGCGGGCTGCGCGACTCGTACGAAGCGCATCACCAGGTGCGTATCACCGACGAGGCCATCGACGCCGCGGCCGCGCTGTCCGACCGCTACATCACCGACCGCTTCCTGCCCGACAAGGCCATCGACCTCCTCGACCAGGCGGGAGCGCGGGTGGCGCTGCGCGGCGTGAGCGGCAGCACCGAGGCCGCCGAGCTCAAGGACCGGCTCACCATGCTGAACCGGGAGAAGGACGAAGCGGTCAGCAACGAGGACTTCGAGCGCGCGGCCGAGCTCAAATCGCTCATCCAGGAGACGGGGCACCGACTCGCCGATCTCGGCGGGGAGCGGGCCGAGGTCGCCGACGTCACCGCCGAGGACATCGCCGAAGTACTGTCCAGGCGCACCGGCATTCCTGTCTCACAGCTCACCGAGACCGAGCGCGAGCGGCTCCTGAAACTCGAAGAGGCACTCCACAAGCGCGTGATCGGGCAGGACGAGGCGGTCACCGCCGTGGCCCAGGCCGTGCGCCGCGGCCGCGCGGGCATGGGTGACCCCGGCCGCCCCACCGGCAGCTTCCTCTTCCTCGGCCCCACCGGCGTCGGCAAGACCGAACTCGCGAAGGCGGTCGCAGAGTTGCTGTTCGGCGGCGAGGACCGAATGGTCCGCTTCGACATGAGCGAGTTCCAGGAGAAACACACCGTCTCCCGGCTCGTCGGATCCCCGCCCGGATACGTCGGCTACGAGGAAGCGGGGCAACTCACCGAGGCGGTGCGCCGCAAGCCCTACTGCGTCCTGCTCTTCGACGAGGTGGAGAAGGCCCACCCGGACGTCTTCAATCTGCTGCTCCAGGTCATGGACGACGGGCGGCTCACGGACGCACAGGGCCGCACGGTCGACTTCCGCAACACCGTGATCATCATGACCAGCAACATCGCGTCGAAGCACATCCTGGACCACTCGGGCTCGGTCGACGAGATCAGGGACGACCTCATGGCCGAGCTGCGGGCGCATTTCCGGCCCGAATTCCTCAACAGGATCGATGAGATCGTCGTCTTCCACGCCCTGACCCGGAAGGATCTGATCCGGATCGTCGACCTGCTGCTGGAGCGCAGCCGCCGCAGACTGCACGCGCAGAAGATCGATCTGGAAGTCACCGAAACGGCCAAGGAGCTGCTGGTCAACCGGGGCTACCAGCCCGAGTTCGGCGCCCGGCCGCTGCGCCGCACGATTCAGTCCGAGCTGGACAACCGTCTGTCGAACATGCTGCTCGACGGGGCGCTCAACCCCGGCGACACAGTCGTCTGCGACGCCCAGGACGGCGAGCTCGTCTGCACCGTCGACGGTTCGGAAGGCTGA